CCGACGGCGGCTGTACACCTCCTCCAGGAAGTGCGGCAGCCGCTCCGATGCGTCCCCCATCGTCTTGTACTCGACGGCGTTAATCTCTTCCTGCTTCAGCGTCTTGAAGAAACTCTCCGCATAGACGTAGTCGCAGGGATTGCCCTTGCACGACCTGGCATCCAGCACCACCGAGACAAACGCAAACTCCCTTTGCAGGCAATTGCAGGCGATATCAGCCACCAGCGCTGGTCCTGGACGGTCCACCAGGCGGGGATCACTCCATTGAAACTACAAGGGCCTCGAAAACACCTTTTTCCTTGGGCTTGTAGTCTTTGAGACCACAGGTTTTACACCCCCCCATAGCCCATAAAGAAGTTGGCATCGATTACCGGCAAAAGGGCCCCCTTTCGGGGGCCCCAGTGGGGATCAGAGGGGGACATACTTCGCTTCAAACGCGGGATGAAGGGGAAGTGTGTCCCCCGCCAGGGTGTTATTACTCGCTCTTGATCCGCATCCCGTAGAACGACCGGTAGACGAAGACCGTGGAGGCGAGGAAGAAGACCGCCGCCAGGAAGTGGCTCAAGGCCGGATTCAGCGTGATCGCCAATTCGACCGCCAGCAGGCCGAACAGCGTCGTGAACTTGATGATAGGGTTCATGGCGACCGACGAGGTGTCCTTGAACGGATCGCCCACGGTGTCGCCGACCACGGTGGCGTCGTGGAGCGCGGTCCCCTTCATGTTCAATTCGGTCTCGACGATCTTCTTCGCGTTGTCCCAGGCGCCGCCGGCGTTCGCCATGAAGATCGCCTGGTAGAGGCCGAAGATCGCGATCGAGATCAGGTACCCGATGAAATAGTAGTGGTTCAGGCAGGCGAACGCCAGGGTGCTGAAGAAGACGCCGAGGAAGATGTTGAACATCCCCTTCTGCGCGTACTTGGTGCAGATCTCGACGACCTTCTTGCTGTCGGCGACCGACGCTTTCTCTCCCCCGCCTTCGAGCTTGATGTTCTGCTTGATGAACTCCACCGCCCGGTAGGCGCCGGTGGACACCGCCTGGGTGGACGCGCCCGTGAACCAGTAGATCACCGCGCCGCCGGTGATCAGCCCCAGGAGGAAGAGCGGGTTCATGATGGAGAGCCCCTGGTCGATCCCGCCCGGCCCCGTCGTGCCGTACTGCGCGGCGAGGAGCTGGATGATCGAGAAGATGAGGGTCGTGGCGCCGACCACCGCCGTGCCGATGAGCACCGGCTTGGCGGTCGCCTTGAAGGTGTTCCCCGCCCCGTCGTTCTCTTCGAGGTACACCTTGGCGTTTTCGAAGTCCGCCTCGAACCCGAACTCCTTCTTGATGTCCTGCTTGATGTCGGGGAGCGTCTCGATGGTGGAGAGCTCGTACACGGACTGGGCGTTGTCGGTCACCGGGCCGTAGGAGTCGACGGCGATCGTGACCGGTCCCATCCCGAGGAAGCCGAAGGCGATCAGCCCGAAGGCGAAGATCGCCGGCGCCGCCATGATGTCGCCCAGCCCCATCGTGGAGACGATGTATCCGCCCGCCATCAGGATGATGATCGCCATCCCCATCCAGTACGCGCTGAAGTTGCCCGCCACGAGACCGGAGAGGATGTTCAGGGACGGCCCCCCCTCGCGGGAGGCGGTGACCACTTCCTTCACATGGAGCGAGTTCACGGAGGTGAAGATCTTGACCAGCTCGGGAATGATCGCGCCGGCCAGCGTGCCGCAGGTGATGATCGTGGAGAGCTTCCACCAGAGCGACCCGTCGCCCAGCGCCGGGATCAGCAGGTACGACAGGAGGTACGTCATCAGGATGGAGACGATGGAGGTCAGCCACACGAGGGAAGTGAGCGGGTGCTCGAAGTTGAACCTGGCCGATTCGCCGTACTTCCCCTTGTTGTAGACGCCGTTGAGCCAGTAGGAAAAGCCGCTGGTGACGATCATCCCGATGCGCATGACGAAGATCCACACCAGGAGCTGGACCTGGAACGATGTTTTGATGGCGGGCTCGAGCTGCTGCCCCACAGCCAGGAGGATGAACGTGATGAGCGCCACGCCGGTGACGCCGTACGTCTCGAAGCCGTCCGCCGTCGGGCCGACCGAGTCTCCCGCGTTGTCGCCCGTGCAGTCGGCGATGACGCCGGGGTTGCGCGCGTCGTCTTCCTTGATCTTGAAGACGATCTTCATCAGGTCGGAGCCGATGTCGGCGATCTTCGTGAAGATGCCGCCCGCGATCCGGAGCGCCGCCGCGCCCAGCGACTCGCCGATCGCGAAGCCGATGAAGCAGGGGCCGGCCAGCTCGCCGGGGATGAAGACGAGGATGATGAGCATCAGGACCAGTTCCACGGCGATCAGGAGCATCCCGATGCTCATGCCGGCTTTCAGGGGAATCGCCATGGTCGGGTACGGCTTGCCCATGAGCCCGGCGAAGGCCGTCCGCGAGTTGGCGTAGGTGTTCATCCGGATCCCGAACCAGGCAACGGAGTAGCTGCCGAGGATGCCGACGATGCTGAAGAGGACGATAATGACGACCTTGTAGGCTTCCATCGTGCGGCTGAAGTACCAGACCATGATCACAGCGATGAAGGCCCACAGGATGGCGAGGAACTTCCCCTGCTGGATCAGGTAGGTCTTGCAGGTCTCGTAGATCAGCTCGGAGATGTCGAGCATCGACTTGTGGACGGGGAGGTTCCGGATCTGGGAGAACTGGACGAGGCTGAAGGCGATCCCGAGGAGGCAGATCACGAGCCCCCACGTCAGGATCGCGGACCCCGTCATCCCGAGGAAGGACCCCTGGGCCAGGTCGGGGACCACGAGCTCCGCCTCGCTCGCGCCGGCACTGTTCGCCAGCATGAGCAAAACAAACGCCGTTACGCCGGGGAGCATTTTCCGCAGGAATGCGGCGCACCGTGAGAAAACCGTGTCAGTCATAACCCCTCCGTTCCTTTATTACGGGATGTCGCTTGGCGGGACAACCTCGGAATGTGCGGACTTCCGCGAAACGGCAAATAAATACCACGCATCGCCCTCCGGGTCAAGGGAAACCCGCCGCATGGTATAGTAAGGCCATGGATTTCCGGGGGAAACTGATCCTCGCCCCCCTCGCGGGGGTGTCGGACGCGATCTTCCGCAGGCTGTGCCGGGAAAACGGGGCGGACATCGTCGTGACCGAGATGGTGTCGGCGAAGGGGCTGCTGTGCGACCCCCGCCGGTCGGGAAGCTACCTCGAGTTCGACGAGGCGGAGCGGCCCGTTGGCGCCCAGCTCTTCGGCCACG
This window of the Thermodesulfobacteriota bacterium genome carries:
- a CDS encoding integrase core domain-containing protein; the encoded protein is MADIACNCLQREFAFVSVVLDARSCKGNPCDYVYAESFFKTLKQEEINAVEYKTMGDASERLPHFLEEVYSRRRLYSAIRYVPPEEHERKYARMGSQSPVVGLFSLGL
- a CDS encoding sodium-translocating pyrophosphatase produces the protein MLPGVTAFVLLMLANSAGASEAELVVPDLAQGSFLGMTGSAILTWGLVICLLGIAFSLVQFSQIRNLPVHKSMLDISELIYETCKTYLIQQGKFLAILWAFIAVIMVWYFSRTMEAYKVVIIVLFSIVGILGSYSVAWFGIRMNTYANSRTAFAGLMGKPYPTMAIPLKAGMSIGMLLIAVELVLMLIILVFIPGELAGPCFIGFAIGESLGAAALRIAGGIFTKIADIGSDLMKIVFKIKEDDARNPGVIADCTGDNAGDSVGPTADGFETYGVTGVALITFILLAVGQQLEPAIKTSFQVQLLVWIFVMRIGMIVTSGFSYWLNGVYNKGKYGESARFNFEHPLTSLVWLTSIVSILMTYLLSYLLIPALGDGSLWWKLSTIITCGTLAGAIIPELVKIFTSVNSLHVKEVVTASREGGPSLNILSGLVAGNFSAYWMGMAIIILMAGGYIVSTMGLGDIMAAPAIFAFGLIAFGFLGMGPVTIAVDSYGPVTDNAQSVYELSTIETLPDIKQDIKKEFGFEADFENAKVYLEENDGAGNTFKATAKPVLIGTAVVGATTLIFSIIQLLAAQYGTTGPGGIDQGLSIMNPLFLLGLITGGAVIYWFTGASTQAVSTGAYRAVEFIKQNIKLEGGGEKASVADSKKVVEICTKYAQKGMFNIFLGVFFSTLAFACLNHYYFIGYLISIAIFGLYQAIFMANAGGAWDNAKKIVETELNMKGTALHDATVVGDTVGDPFKDTSSVAMNPIIKFTTLFGLLAVELAITLNPALSHFLAAVFFLASTVFVYRSFYGMRIKSE